The Microbulbifer hydrolyticus genome has a segment encoding these proteins:
- a CDS encoding 5'-nucleotidase, translating to MSNNRQSPPANKLIIAISSRALFDLRESHQVYEEQGVEAFSAYQIERENDVLPKGEAFSLVEKFLQINERLGGEPRVEVILLSRNSADTGLRVFNSIEHYGLRISRAAFCNGGSPYRYISPFGCHLFLSTDGSDVRRALEQGIAAATLIPGGARQRGDEVLRFAFDGDAVIFSDEAEQIFKREGLAAFTTAERASAKQPLQGGPFKGFLEALQHLQGEFEAERCPIRTALVTARSAPAHERVIRTLRAWNIRIDESIFLGGLPKGEFLRAFGADVFFDDQPNHCASAAQHVATGHVPHGIANLED from the coding sequence ATGAGCAACAACCGCCAATCGCCACCCGCGAACAAACTCATCATTGCGATTTCATCGCGCGCCCTGTTTGATCTGCGTGAGAGTCACCAGGTTTATGAGGAGCAGGGCGTTGAGGCATTTTCGGCGTATCAGATTGAGCGGGAAAATGATGTTCTCCCGAAAGGCGAGGCATTCTCGCTGGTCGAGAAATTCCTGCAGATCAACGAACGCCTGGGCGGTGAACCCCGGGTGGAAGTGATTCTGCTGTCGCGTAACAGTGCCGATACCGGCTTGCGGGTATTCAACTCCATTGAGCATTACGGGCTGAGAATCAGCCGCGCGGCATTCTGCAATGGCGGTAGCCCTTACCGCTACATTTCGCCGTTCGGTTGCCATCTTTTCCTGTCCACCGACGGCAGTGATGTTCGCCGGGCCCTGGAGCAGGGTATTGCAGCGGCAACACTCATTCCCGGTGGCGCACGCCAGCGAGGCGACGAAGTGCTGCGCTTTGCATTCGATGGCGATGCGGTGATTTTTTCTGATGAGGCGGAGCAGATCTTCAAGCGCGAGGGGCTGGCTGCGTTTACTACTGCAGAGCGTGCGTCTGCAAAGCAGCCGTTGCAGGGAGGGCCTTTCAAGGGGTTTCTTGAGGCACTGCAGCACTTGCAAGGGGAGTTTGAGGCGGAGCGTTGTCCCATTCGAACGGCGCTGGTAACCGCGCGTTCTGCACCCGCTCACGAACGCGTGATTCGTACTTTGCGGGCCTGGAATATCCGTATCGATGAGTCCATCTTCCTCGGTGGTTTGCCGAAAGGTGAGTTTCTGCGGGCGTTTGGGGCCGATGTGTTTTTCGATGATCAGCCCAACCATTGCGCCTCGGCGGCACAACATGTGGCCACCGGCCATGTGCCGCACGGTATCGCTAATCTGGAGGATTAG
- a CDS encoding TetR/AcrR family transcriptional regulator codes for MLKRHFSEKDYVVSTAEQNRRKNQLSPRREPVQARARERARQILDTTGRLLEQVGLNDLTTILIAKELGVSVGSVYHYFPNKHAILYAMGEQWLASLTERLDELAAMNLEQLSLKDFLDDLLKRWMSVYREQRGLLPLVQAMWGIPELHELDERHDELVINHLVDMFRRLGFTCPPNETNRLARATLETCHAMLLVVVNQEGVRSERTRADLLNMLLVLLEPHRNDEKPSGLDDVEAP; via the coding sequence ATGTTAAAAAGACACTTCAGTGAAAAGGATTACGTAGTGTCGACCGCAGAACAGAATCGCCGTAAAAATCAGTTGTCGCCGCGACGGGAGCCGGTTCAGGCCCGTGCCCGGGAGAGGGCGCGCCAGATACTGGACACCACCGGCCGGCTGCTGGAGCAGGTTGGTCTGAATGACCTGACCACCATCCTGATCGCCAAGGAGCTCGGCGTTTCTGTCGGCTCCGTGTATCACTATTTCCCGAACAAGCACGCCATCCTCTACGCGATGGGCGAGCAGTGGCTGGCGAGCCTTACCGAGCGTCTGGACGAGCTTGCCGCGATGAATCTTGAGCAGCTCAGCCTCAAAGACTTCCTCGATGACCTGCTCAAGCGCTGGATGTCTGTGTACCGCGAGCAGCGGGGTCTTCTGCCACTGGTTCAGGCGATGTGGGGAATACCGGAATTGCATGAGCTGGATGAGCGCCACGATGAGCTGGTCATCAACCACCTTGTGGATATGTTCCGTCGCCTCGGTTTTACCTGTCCACCCAATGAGACCAACCGGCTCGCCCGAGCTACACTCGAAACCTGCCACGCGATGCTTCTGGTGGTCGTGAACCAGGAGGGGGTGCGCTCGGAGCGCACTCGCGCCGATCTGCTCAATATGTTGCTGGTATTGCTGGAGCCCCATCGCAACGATGAAAAGCCCTCCGGGCTGGATGATGTGGAGGCGCCCTGA